One window of the Desulfovibrio sp. genome contains the following:
- a CDS encoding indolepyruvate oxidoreductase subunit beta → MKTQEMQKRMRIFFTGVGGQGTLTATTLLARTALEAGLDVVAGEVHGMAQRGGVVESVMLLGGWRSPKLDFGEADVLLGFEPLETLRALPYLQPGGAIFSSSDPLPPLSVALGKAEYPDMQHIMEKARQVAGQCHFVPCRELGLQAGSVQSGNTVLLSVVCASGVLPFGVDALEAAIKKFLPPKLQESNLKALELGKACCASK, encoded by the coding sequence ATGAAGACTCAAGAAATGCAAAAGCGGATGCGTATATTCTTTACCGGTGTTGGCGGTCAGGGAACCCTGACGGCTACCACCCTTCTGGCCCGCACGGCTCTTGAAGCCGGCCTAGACGTGGTGGCAGGCGAAGTGCACGGCATGGCCCAGCGCGGTGGCGTTGTGGAATCTGTCATGCTGCTCGGCGGCTGGCGTTCGCCCAAGCTCGACTTCGGCGAAGCCGACGTGCTGCTTGGCTTTGAACCGCTGGAAACCCTGCGCGCCCTGCCCTATCTGCAGCCCGGCGGTGCCATCTTCTCCAGCAGCGATCCCCTGCCCCCGCTTAGCGTTGCGCTGGGCAAGGCAGAATACCCTGACATGCAGCACATCATGGAAAAAGCCCGACAGGTCGCCGGTCAGTGCCACTTTGTGCCCTGCCGCGAACTTGGCCTGCAGGCCGGATCTGTGCAGAGCGGCAATACCGTGCTGCTGAGCGTGGTCTGCGCCTCTGGCGTGCTGCCTTTTGGGGTGGATGCCCTGGAAGCGGCCATCAAAAAATTCCTGCCTCCCAAGCTGCAGGAATCCAACCTCAAGGCTCTTGAACTGGGCAAGGCCTGTTGCGCAAGCAAGTAA